In the Drosophila gunungcola strain Sukarami unplaced genomic scaffold, Dgunungcola_SK_2 000001F, whole genome shotgun sequence genome, one interval contains:
- the LOC128261776 gene encoding uncharacterized protein LOC128261776: MDQSAQNPRKLMMFRTPNEEEALKNQIFIFNSPIDYKDQQLIVYQNPGILTGEKDCGYCVVYKRDHYVLNNPPNFKSPTKRSFLNECIRQLYLINGMGHKMYWRTTSAMALSTPGEVWHQVNSCLLPERLSAQKESLKRVKRQLFREPRADRKNPKPLKGKTWGTQVFCFKSMREKIGRRYIRRGYLTIARREALQEMIREHLAREMICTPAVCRTVISAADGIFNMNAGVIGDICSYHSHVARHQPVVEGRLTAGEARLRNNEACRLTQRAKRLEAMFIHEQVRRAVQNHQLILEESVRSIYYAKELFRLVEDHEEFVYTDNKILSRK, translated from the coding sequence ATGGATCAGTCCGCTCAGAATCCCAGAAAGCTGATGATGTTCCGCACTCCCAACGAGGAGGAGGCGCTGAAGAACCAGATCTTCATCTTCAACTCACCGATTGACTACAAGGACCAGCAGCTGATTGTCTACCAGAATCCGGGCATCCTCACCGGAGAGAAGGACTGCGGCTATTGTGTGGTCTACAAGCGGGATCACTATGTGCTCAACAATCCGCCCAACTTCAAGAGTCCCACGAAGAGGAGTTTCCTGAACGAGTGCATCCGCCAGCTGTACTTGATCAATGGCATGGGCCACAAGATGTACTGGCGCACCACCAGTGCGATGGCCTTGAGCACACCCGGCGAGGTCTGGCACCAGGTAAACAGTTGCCTCCTGCCAGAGCGACTTTCGGCCCAAAAGGAGAGTCTTAAGCGGGTGAAAAGACAGCTTTTCCGCGAGCCACGAGCAGATCGCAAAAATCCCAAGCCGCTAAAGGGCAAAACCTGGGGCACTCAGGTCTTCTGCTTCAAGTCGATGCGGGAGAAGATCGGCCGGAGGTATATACGCCGTGGCTACCTCACCATTGCCCGCCGCGAAGCTCTGCAGGAGATGATACGCGAGCATTTGGCCCGCGAAATGATCTGCACGCCGGCCGTTTGCCGCACCGTCATCAGTGCCGCCGATGGCATCTTCAACATGAATGCCGGCGTCATCGGGGACATTTGCAGCTACCACAGCCATGTGGCCCGTCACCAGCCCGTTGTGGAGGGCCGGCTCACGGCCGGAGAAGCCCGCCTGCGGAACAACGAGGCCTGTCGACTGACCCAACGGGCCAAGCGACTGGAGGCCATGTTCATCCACGAACAGGTGCGACGGGCCGTCCAGAACCACCAGCTCATCCTCGAGGAGTCCGTGCGGTCCATCTACTACGCCAAGGAGCTCTTCCGCCTGGTCGAGGATCACGAGGAGTTCGTCTACACGGACAACAAGATCCTGAGCAGAAAGTGA
- the LOC128261779 gene encoding uncharacterized protein LOC128261779, with protein sequence MGNVMDRKVVTCSEARATTHATPTPCLTPKQEQESMSMKPEMEQSEQKEIVPNLTFHLFSYRQQMGCKKHQLMKWATSKLLLTEELLKLHRQHIQSTTESWTNYENLLSDEEDEENKAPAGQADDPLAQELCHLKNYRLELRGTIVEVAQEKMKKREKKKLKRLKRRTLISSKKPSNKNKHKLGCFQQDLEEHLTSDPQNQPEVIVID encoded by the coding sequence ATGGGCAACGTAATGGATCGCAAGGTGGTGACCTGTTCGGAGGCACGTGCCACGACgcatgccacgcccactccctGTCTGACGCCcaagcaggagcaggagtcGATGAGCATGAAGCCCGAAATGGAGCAGTCGGAGCAGAAGGAGATTGTGCCCAATTTGACATTTCACTTGTTCAGCTATCGCCAGCAAATGGGTTGCAAGAAGCATCAGCTGATGAAGTGGGCCACCTCGAAGCTTCTCCTAACCGAGGAGCTATTGAAGCTGCACAGGCAGCATATTCAGTCCACAACTGAATCCTGGACCAACTATGAGAATCTGCTATCCGatgaggaggatgaggagaACAAGGCACCAGCTGGCCAGGCTGATGATCCGCTGGCCCAGGAACTGTGCCACCTCAAGAACTACCGCCTGGAACTCAGGGGCACCATTGTCGAAGTGGCCCAGGAGAAGATGAAGAAGCGGGAGAAGAAGAAACTGAAGCGGCTGAAACGACGCACCCTGATCTCCTCCAAGAAGCCCAGCAACAAGAACAAACATAAGTTGGGGTGTTTTCAACAGGATCTGGAGGAGCATCTGACCTCGGATCCTCAAAATCAGCCAGAAGTCATTGTCATCGATTAG